A section of the Centroberyx gerrardi isolate f3 chromosome 8, fCenGer3.hap1.cur.20231027, whole genome shotgun sequence genome encodes:
- the nkx3-1 gene encoding homeobox protein Nkx-3.1, which yields MSETVKPLTSFLIEDILSIKESTRFNGKCSTQKTERCSQWKEECEESSEQFCPQETVFGAQKESLDTSCPSTSESSSFTSTGKQKRSRAAFTHLQVLELEKKFNHQKYLSAPERAHLASALRLTETQVKIWFQNRRYKTKRRQQTSELCKDMCKLEGLGLGDDLVRVSLLTTFCKEYQYRPYLWDFSGPWRPMLW from the exons ATGTCTGAGACGGTCAAACCTCTGACATCCTTCCTCATAGAGGACATTCTCTCCATTAAGGAAAGCACAAGATTTAATGGAAAATGCTCTACACAGAAGACAGAAAGGTGTTCACAGTGGAAAGAAGAGTGTGAAGAGTCATCAGAGCAGTTCTGCCCACAGGAGACAGTGTTTGGAGCGCAGAAAG AGTCCCTCGACACATCCTGTCCCAGCACCTCAGAGTCCAGCAGTTTTACATCCACAGGGAAACAGAAGCGCTCCCGAGCCGCGTTTACACACCTCCAAGTGCTTGAACTGGAGAAGAAGTTCAACCACCAGAAATACCTGTCGGCCCCGGAGAGGGCTCATCTGGCCAGCGCCTTGAGACTAACCGAGACCCAGGTGAAAATCTGGTTTCAGAACAGGAGGtataagacaaaaagaaggcAGCAAACCTCGGAGTTGTGTAAGGACATGTGCAAGTTGGAGGGACTGGGCCTGGGGGACGATTTAGTCAGAGTGTCGCTACTCACCACCTTCTGCAAAGAATATCAATACCGGCCCTACCTGTGGGACTTCAGTGGCCCCTGGAGGCCAATGTTATGGTGA
- the nkx2.7 gene encoding NK2 transcription factor related 7, giving the protein MNPTSSTSTPFSVKDILKLEHHHVFENEFVMPDQLAPMHYQHTHSAPRTLNLYDCQLKPCVAGMQGKRTINHDIQKGNLAAEEEINDQEMCGFDSSPDCDQTPEKSKARLRRKPRVLFSQAQVSELERRFKQQRYLSAPEREHLAHILKLTSTQVKIWFQNRRYKCKRQRQDKSLELAGYPPAPRRVAVPVLVRDGRLCTAASHSAPYNVTIGPYNPVFGYGNSSVYGCNYNVSPSAGMTATQMPNNQLVDMISNTEGPFSHGHFQASLQSVRGW; this is encoded by the exons ATGAATCCCACCTCATCGACCTCGACGCCATTTTCAGTCAAGGATATTTTGAAGCTGGAGCACCATCATGTCTTTGAAAATGAATTCGTGATGCCTGATCAACTTGCACCAATGCattatcaacacacacacagtgcgcCTCGGACCCTGAACCTTTATGACTGCCAGCTAAAGCCGTGCGTCGCAGGGATGCAGGGGAAACGCACCATCAACCACGACATCCAGAAAGGCAACTTAGCGGCAGAAGAGGAAATAAATGACCAGG AAATGTGCGGTTTTGACAGCTCGCCTGACTGTGACCAAACCCCGGAGAAAAGCAAAGCCAGGCTACGCAGAAAGCCCCGGGTCCTGTTCTCCCAGGCCCAGGTGTCCGAGCTGGAGAGGCGCTTCAAGCAGCAGCGCTACCTGTCcgccccggagagggagcaccTGGCCCACATCCTCAAACTCACCTCCACCCAGGTCAAAATCTGGTTTCAGAACAGGAGGTACAAATGCAAGCGCCAAAGACAGGACAAATCGTTGGAGCTGGCGGGATATCCACCTGCGCCGAGGAGGGTGGCGGTGCCGGTCCTGGTGCGGGACGGGAGGCTCTGCACCGCAGCGTCCCACTCTGCTCCATACAACGTGACAATTGGACCCTATAATCCCGTGTTTGGATATGGAAACAGCAGCGTCTACGGTTGCAATTATAATGTGTCACCTTCAGCCGGTATGACTGCCACTCAGATGCCTAATAACCAGCTGGTTGATATGATAAGTAACACCGAGGGGCCCTTCAGCCACGGACACTTCCAGGCTTCTTTACAGAGTGTAAGAGGTTGGTAA